The sequence CGAAGCTGAGGACTTGAATTTTCTTTTGACTTCCTCTTGAATCTCATTTTTGTGAGAAGAATCACAAGCTTTGGTTAAACTTTGCGGGCTGTCGTCCCTTGTGTCGGGCAGAGTCTGACGTTGCGCAGGTGAACAAGCTTTGTAACAGCCTTTGGGAAAGGCTGGCGAAAAGAATGCCCTTCTACCCAAGGAGCAGAAAAACAGTTGTGCACTACTCAACCGTAACTTTAGAAGGGGGTTAACTCATTAAACAAACATTTTCAAACAGTTTTAACTTCTTATCAGCGCCCGAAGGGAGCTAATGGGAGAAACACCCTCAAAATTGCGAGTTTTAGGCCAAACTCATCTGAAAATGGACCCTCTAAAACGCATGCCTGATTTTGATGAAACTTTTCACCAGAAAAGTTTCTCCGCCAGCGCTGAAGCTTTTGGAAAAAGCTTCACCAAAAGTTAGTAGCTCCCGCTCGAAGGCTCAAAGGAAATAGATTTTGCTTATAACCTCGTGGTTTCTAAAGGAGAACACACTCAAATGGCACTCTCGGAGGGGTTTATTTTCCCTTGACGCCCTTCGGGCGTCGATTTAAACGCAAAACCCTACGAAAGGAGCAAGTTAAGAAAGTTCTCACAATCAAATTGACCATCCAATAAGAAAAATTCCCAAAAACTTAACCTTCCAAAAGGACCTACCAACCTTGGTCAAACTTCGCGCAGGCGAAGTTTGTAACTGGCGCCCCGGCGGGGATTTGAACCCCGGACCTCGAGGTCCGCAGCCTCGCGCCCTATCCAGACTAGGCCACCGGGGCACTTGCCCGCTAACCCTTCTCGGAAACGCTTTATAAATTTAATGCCTTCACCTCATGTAGGCCACCACGTAAAGTTCGCACGGAAAATCCTCCTCCGTTAGCTGAGCTCCATTAATTTTATTCTTCCCCCTGTCCTCAGGAAAGTACCAAGTGGCCGATTTTCCGTTGCACAGCTGAACGTGAATCTCTCTTATTTTGTTTTCATCTCCGTTAGCGTAGACATATACTTTGTACTTCCCAGTATCTGGGTAGTAGTGGAGATTTACGGAAACGTAGAAGTCACAGTTTTTTGTGGCTTTGCAGCCTTCAGGGTACTTGTAAACGATCCACGTCACAGGGTGATCATAGCCGGGTTTTTCGGGGGAGAGCTCGGGATCTATGTACGCAATTCCAGTTATAGGAGTCCCCTTAGAGGCTGGTAGGATGTAATTAAGAACAACCGCAACAACGATCAGCACGACAGCGATCATAACCAGATGTTCTGGGGAACCTTGTCCTTTTTTCATTGGCCCCACCAAGTATACTAACCACATCATCAAGATAAAAGCTTCGACCGAAAGATTTATAAATCCGCCCGGGCTGAGTATTAACCGGGCTGTGCGGTGGTAGTCTAGCCTGGCTAGGACAGCGGCCTGCCACGCCGCTGGCCCGGGTTCAAATCCCGGCCACCGCACCAGAAACTTTTCTTGGCAAAAAATCTCAAAGCGTACAGCGGGTTTGTTGATGAATTTTCTAAATGCTCCTAGCTCGTTGAAATTTTGATAGCCTAATACAACCATGATCTAAATTCTCAGACACCTTCAGGATATCCTAGATCTTTCTTCCACTCAAACTCCGGCCAATCAGCACCCGAAACATTTAAATACTTCGAGGTTTTTAGTTTCTTTAGGTAAGAAAAATGGGGAGGTGGTGAGGGTGGTGTACGTGGCGGTTCTTGCGAACATAAACGGGAACCTTCCAGCCCTTGCGAAGGCCCTTGAGAAAATCGAGGAGCTCAAAGAAGAGGGTTATGAGATTGAAAAGTACTACGTGATTGGTAACATCGTAGGCCTCTTCCCGTATCCAAAGGAAGTTCTCGACACGCTCGACGACCTCATCGGGAACAACATCGTCAAGGTCATCCGCGGTGAGTTCGACCAGGCCATAGCCGCGAGCGACCCGCACTCAGAGGGACCAGACTACATCGACAGGCTCAACTACCCAGACTACATCAAGAAGGCCCTCAAGTACACCTGGGAGAAGCTCGACCATGACGGTAGAGAGTTCATAAGGGATCTGCCGATTTACCTCGTGGACAAGATCGGCAAGAACGACATCTTCGGCGTCTACGGAAGCCCGCTCAACCCGTTCGAGGGGCAGGTTCTTCCTGACCAGCCGACCAGCTACTATGAGACCATAATGAGGCCAGTTAAGGAGTACGAGATACTCTTCGTCGCATCACCCAGGTATCCGGTCAACGCAATGACGAGGTACGGAAGGGTAATCTGCCCAGGAAGCATAGGCTACCCACCCGGCAAGAACCACAAGGCAACCTTTGCGCTAGTGGACGTTGACACACTCCACGCCAAGTTCATCGAAGTTGACTACGAGGACGAGAAGAAGCTCATCGAGGAGAAAATCAAAAACGAGGGCCTCCCGGAGGAGCTCATCAAGATTCTCTACCACGGAAAGGCCTGACTTCTCTTTATTCATCCTTTGTGGAATCCAAGATAGAACCCAGCAATAAAGGCCCCCGTTCCAGGGAGGATTCCAATTGCTTTCTCCCCAAGACCAATTACCTGCTGGGTCACATCGCCAGTCAAATTGAAGAGCTTGTCAGTGTTTATTGTTATCACTCCCTTCTGCTGGAGCCAGAAGAGACTTAGTACATAAGCACCGATAATCGTCACGACTAGTTTCATGAACTTCTTGAGGGCGTAGCCTAGTATGAAGCCAGTCACCCCTCCGACACCCAAGTCCCCAACCATTCCACCCAAGTCGAACTGCACTTACATCACCACCAAAAATGGGAAGCTCAGATTAAAATAGTTTTCTAACCAAAACTTTAAATTATATCAACGTGAAATATTTGGTAGACATAAATTACAGGGTGATATCATGACAAGTCCAATGGAGAGATTAAAGAACAAGATCACTAAAGAAGTCCTCTGGCTGTACATACTTAAACTCCTCCGGGAGAGGCCCATGTATGCATATGAGCTGAAGCAGGCGATAAAAAACGCCTTTGACTTTGAGCCTGCAACGGTGAGTTCTTACGTCGTGCTCTACAAGCTAGAAAAAGATGGCTACGTAAAGGCTAGATGGCAAGAGGGCACTGGCGGCAAACCATCAAGAAAATACTATGAACTGACCCCAGAAGGTGAGAAGCTCCTTGAGGAAGGGTTGACGTTTCTTGAAAAAACACTATCGAAACTTAAAGAAAACCCAAAGAAGAGGAATGAAAACAAAACAACAATATAACTCAAACGGAGCGTCAGCGGCCGCCACCGCGCGGCTCCCTTGCCTTTGGCCTGAGTCCCTTGTAGCCGCACTTTCTGCACTTTTTGGCACCCCACGGGTTAGTGGCGCCGCAGCGCATGCAGATAAGCTTCTTGAAGAGTCTTGCTTCTGCTTCTGGAAATCTCGCCATCTCAACCACCTCGGATGATCCTGAGCTGAACTTCCATCCAACACGGAACTTTTAAACTCTTTGGTGCGGGGGACGGGATTCGAACCCGCGAAGCCCTACGGCACCGGATCTTAAGTCCGGCCCCTTTGGCCAGGCTCGGGCACCCCCGCGCGAGGGGAAATAAAGGAGGGAGAGTTAAAAACCTTCCCCCTCAGGTCCTGATGATCCTCATCTCAAAGTCCTCAACGGGAACCTTGAAGTCCTCCCTGCTCTCGATTTCCTTCCTGTTGTAGAGGATTTCCCTCGCGAGTATCCAGTAGATGAGCGCCAAAGCTTTTCTACCCTTGTTGTTGGTTGGGATCGCGAGATCCACGTAGCTGAGGAAGTTCTCAGTGTCGACGAGAGCGACTATTGGGATACCAATTTCGATTGCCTCTTTCATTGCCTGGTGATCAGCCCTAGGGTCGGTGACGATTATGACGTCCGGCTCAAAGAAGTTCTTGACCTGCGGGTTGGTCATAGTTCCCGGCAGGAAACGTCCCGGAATAGTCCTGGCCCCTGTAACCTCACCGAACTTCTTGACCGGCTTCTGGCCATAAAGTCTCACGCTGACCGCGAGGATGCTCTCCGGGTCGAACCTGGCCAGGAACTTGCCGGCAACGCGGAGCCTCTCATCGGTCTTCCTGACGTCGAGGACGTAGAGTCCGTCCTGCCTGACGCGGTATATAAACTTCTTCATGTCCTGGGTCTTCTGCTGGGTTCCTATGTGGACACCAGCTGCGAGGTACTGGTCAAGTGGGACAAGATACTCCTCCATCCTTCACACCTCCGTTATTCCTCAAACGTTATCAGCCTACCTCTTTCGCCGAGGTCTTCGGCAATGCGGTTGAGCTCGTTCATCTTGGCCACCGAGTCCTTCCCCAGTATCATTGCCGGGCACTTAAGGCCCACGGCAAGGTGGGGAAGGGCCTCGTCGGCCGATTCATATCTGGCCTCCGCCAGAATGGGGGTTATGCGCTCTGATTTGACGTCGTTCACAAGGTTGTAAAGGTCTGTGAGAGTTCCGAGGTTTATAGGCTTTATGGAAAGGGCGTTGTAGTAGCGCCTGTCTATGATGCCCTTCTCGCGGAACAGGTACTCCCCATCTATGAAAACTCCGTGAGTTCCGGCTATGAGCTCAAGGAAGAGCTCCTCATCCCCGATAGGCTTAACGTAGGCGATGTTGTTGTCCTCAACGAGGTTCAGAAGCTCCTCCGTTTCCATTCCAGACTTCAAAGCGATACCCAGCGAGACCTCAAGGCCAAGCTCTTTACCGGCTACATCAGAGGCTTTTGAGAGGGCCTCAAGGGAAATCGAGTCCGTTGTCTCCAGAACCTTGTTGGTGGCATCGATGACGTCGGTGACTTCCATGATATCACGGACGAGAACGTAGTACTCAAAGACCCCATCCTCAGCAAATTTCACAATCGGAACCGGGAGTTCGGTAGTAAAAGTGCCCCCTATGTAGCTGTAGAGAGGGAGCCTTTTAACGCTCGCGGCCGCTTTGGCAACGGCTATTGAAACGGCCAGAGCAGTGTTTGCACCTATGTGGCTGAAGTCATCAGTGCCGTCGATCTCCCACAGGTAGCTGTCTATCAGCTCCTGCTCACTGGCATCAAAGCCTATCAGCTCCGGGCCGATGATTTCATCAACCTCGCTCACGGCCCTATGAGCTTCGGCTAGGTAAAGTAGGGAATCCTCATCAATAGGGGCAGCAAACCGGCCAAAGCCGGAGCTAGTTATGACATCTACTTCAACAGAGTACTTACCGCCCCTGAGCACCGCCACCCTACCAATAACGTTCTCTATGATCGTCATCTTTCATCAGCTCGGCCTGATCACTGTGATTGGGATTACCCCTTTCTCGAACTCGATTATTGCCGCCTGAAGCGGAGTTGAGCCTTCCGGAACGTCCACCAATACTGGAGCACCGAGCGCAATCTGGAGAGCCCTTGCCCCAATGATACGGGCCTTCTCAAAGCGGGTATACCTAAACATTACCCCCTCCCTCCAAACATCCTCTGCAAATTTTTGGTGGGGCCGCCGGGATTTGAACCCGGGTCTCCGGCACCCCAAGCCGGGAGGATAGACCAAGCTACCCCACGGCCCCCCAAGAATTGCGGTTTTTAGTAGACTTTATAAACCATTACCTGGTCGATGAGCTCCACGTGGCTGAGGAGAGTTCTCCTGCAGCAGTACCTCTCGACGCCGAGGTCATCGAGGACCTTGCCAGGGTCTTCCCCGGCCTCAACCCTCTTCTTGAACTCGTAGTATTTATCGGCCAACACCTTTCCGCAGGTGAAGCACCTGACGGGGACTATCATTTCCCACACCTCAAATTGTTAAAGGAGAGGCATCAACGGTAGGACTTCTGCCTCTTAGCCCTCGGACCCTTGGTCGAACGGTTGGGCTTGTGGGGCTCGGTCCTCCTGCTGTCGCCAACGAGCATAGTCCTGTCGTACTTCATAAACTTTTCCTTCAGGTTCATGTCGTTGGTCCACTCGACGAGGGCCCTGGCTATGGCGACGCGCGCGGCCTCGGCCTGACCCATGAAGCCTCCGCCCTCAACCTTGACGTCGATGTCAACCTTGCTAACGATCTCCTCGCCGGCGAGGATGAGCGGCTCCATGATGGTGAAGCGCGCTATCTCGGGCTCGATTATCTCAACGGGCTTGTGGTTGATCCTGACGCGACCCTTTCCTTCCCTTATGGTGGCCCTAGCTATAGCGGTTTTCCTCTTTCCAGCAGTCTGGATGACCCTCATCTTTCTCACCTCAGAACTTTCCACCGAGGAACTTCGCCACTTCACCAACGGTGACGTACTTCGGCGTGGCAAGCCTCGACATGTGGGCCTCGCTTATGGTCTCAAGCTCCTTACCCTCAAACTCCTTCGGAACGCCAACGTAAACCTTGAGCCTCCTGAAGGCCTTCCTTCCGCGGTCGGTCTTCCAGGGGAGCATGCCCCTGACAGTCCTTCTAACGATCTCGTCGCTCCTCTTCGGGTAGAAGGGACCCCTCCTCGGGTTGGTCCTGGTTCTCAGCTCGGTCCTCTGCTTGTACTTGGCGAAGATGTCCTCGCGGTTTCCGGTGATGATGGCCTTCTCGGCATTGACTATGACGACTTCCTCGCCTTCGAGGAGCATCTTGGCAACCTTCGAGGCGAGCCTTCCGAGTATGAGTCCTTCAGCGTTAATTATCCTCATGGCCCATCACTCCATTATGATTACTCCACTACCCTTCGGGTTTCTCTCCATAAGCTCCTCGATGGTGAGAACCTCTCCACCAGCCTCGAGGATTTTCTTCTTGGCCGTCTCGCTGAACTTCCATGCGGCAACGGTGACCTTGTGCTCAAGCTTTCCTGCACCGAGGACGCTTCCCGGAACGATAACGGTATCGCCGTCCTTGGTGTAGCGGTTTATCTTGCTGATGTTCACTTCGGCCCTCTGCCTTCTCGGCCTCTCAAGGCGCCAGGCTATGTCCTTCCATATCCTAACTCCCTCTTCATTCGACTTCTTTCTGAGGTACCGGATTAGCCTCCTCAGGTTGATATCAGTCGGACCGGTTCTCTTGACCATGAACATACCTCCTCAACGCTCTCGCAGGGAAACCGACAGGGACGGGGTGAGCGTGAATAGTGCGGGGGCGGGGATTTGAACCCCGGAACCCCTGCGGGAGTGGATCTTGAGTCCACCGCCTTTGACCAGGCTCGGCAACCCCCGCGTCCGGATACGGAATTATAACCAACTCCGCCGCCGGACGGAGATTTAAAGCCACCTCAAGCAGCCGTTCCACCACACGGCTCACATTAGGGAAGCGCTCCCTTGCCAATGTCCATACCTGTCTACGTATGCTTAAATTCATATGGACTCTCTCATCACCCAGCTGTCTCCGAGGTCCTCTCCCCGAAACCCCCCGCCTCCGAGGAGATCCCGAAGATCCCCCAGTACGCACCTTTGAAGACATCTACGTATCACCCGACAAGGGTTTATAAATCTTACCTTAAAAAACTCACAAAAAACATTGAAAACATTTAGCAAAAACAAAACCCTCAACGCCTACGCGACCTCTTAGATGACCCCTTAATCACTTTGGCCCCTTAGCAAGAAGGTACACCCCCAATAACATTCCAACAGCCATGAGCGCTAACATCTTCAAATCAGGATCCTTCATTCTTTTCCAAGAGATAATTCAACCTCTGAAGTTCAGCCGCCGTCAAACTCTCAGGACCGTAATACCTTAACTTGTCCATTAGCATTCTGAACTCCTTCTCCTCCTCAGGACTCAGAGTCATCCCTTGCACCCCCTCTTCCTGACAACCTCTTCATTAAGCTGACGAAACAACTTCCCGCGAGAACCTAGAACCCAAAATAACTGACCTCAATGATAATAACTCTGAATAATTCCTATCAATGTGTGCACTTAACTCCCTTCTCACACCATCTACTTCCCGCTCAATCTTTCTATCTAAATCCCGTCTTAACTCATCAAGTCGAGCATTAAAACTAAATATAATTAATTATTTATCTGCTAAAGACCAAGGAATAACACGCCAATACCAATAAACACCGCTACTGTGCTGGCGTCCATACAAATCACCATCTAAGTCTTAGCCTTAGACTCACTCCACTTCTCCAACTTTGGCCTCTTGTAGATCTTCGTAATCCCAACCTCCACTATATCTCCACGCTCAATATCATAAACCTCCCTAACATCCTGCGGAATCGTAATCCCGCCACCTGCAATGATTCGCACCACCGGACTCAAAATATCAACTTCCCTAACCTTAGCTCCCCCATCATCCTTGCTACCTTCTTGCCTTGTAGTTAGTATATACCCATTTCTTTCTTAGATTTCAGAGGGTCCACCTAAACAAAACTCTAAATTAGCATATACTGAAAGAATTAATTACAGGCGTATATAATTAATCCAAATATAGACCATTCTTTTATCCCCTTTATCTCTACCAGCTGATCCCCAAAGATTTTGACATATACCAAACCCAGAACTCGTAAACTTGTATAATAAACTCACAATCTCAGCAGAAAAACACAGAAAAATATGAAACGACCAAGGATCGTCACAACATCACCAGATTCGCCGGGAAATGTTAAGGGGAGAATTATTTTCACCCATGTTTCACTCTTTTTTCCCTTTTGTTTCTCTAGTGATTTCCCTTTCACCCAAAGTCCCTTTTTCACCCCTTCACTCCGGGTGATTTCTAGGGATTCATTCTCCGATTTTCACCCCATTTCCCCAATTTCAACTTGGTGACTTTGGGGATTCACTCTTTTTTCACCCTAAAATCACCGTTTTCACCGGGATGAATTTGGGGGTGAAAAAGGGTTATCACTCATTTTCACATATAATATAAACCCCTTTAATCTAGGCAATGTCACTTCCTCAATTGTGGGTTATCAAGAGTTTAGGAGCCTAAGAAGGCCTTAATGACATAGTCAAATTTGGATACCCCTTGCCTGAGAGATTTTTTTGTCTAGTGCTGCTTTGATTTTTGCACTTGACTTTACCGGGGCAAAGACTATCGGGATTTGAAGCTCATTCCCCTCTTTATCTCGGCCTTTTACTATTAACCCAATTTGTTCTGTTTTTTTCTTGCCTATTAAGAGAGCGCCTATCCCCAATGTAATAAAGCCAGCGAATAATCTTTTCCCGGACCATTCTCTTTCTATATCTGTGGTCACAGAGTCAATTTTCTCGTATGGAATTCTAAATAGCTCTCCTGAAGCCAT is a genomic window of Thermococcus guaymasensis DSM 11113 containing:
- a CDS encoding class III signal peptide-containing protein, whose translation is MKKGQGSPEHLVMIAVVLIVVAVVLNYILPASKGTPITGIAYIDPELSPEKPGYDHPVTWIVYKYPEGCKATKNCDFYVSVNLHYYPDTGKYKVYVYANGDENKIREIHVQLCNGKSATWYFPEDRGKNKINGAQLTEEDFPCELYVVAYMR
- a CDS encoding metallophosphoesterase; this translates as MVYVAVLANINGNLPALAKALEKIEELKEEGYEIEKYYVIGNIVGLFPYPKEVLDTLDDLIGNNIVKVIRGEFDQAIAASDPHSEGPDYIDRLNYPDYIKKALKYTWEKLDHDGREFIRDLPIYLVDKIGKNDIFGVYGSPLNPFEGQVLPDQPTSYYETIMRPVKEYEILFVASPRYPVNAMTRYGRVICPGSIGYPPGKNHKATFALVDVDTLHAKFIEVDYEDEKKLIEEKIKNEGLPEELIKILYHGKA
- a CDS encoding FUN14 domain-containing protein: MQFDLGGMVGDLGVGGVTGFILGYALKKFMKLVVTIIGAYVLSLFWLQQKGVITINTDKLFNLTGDVTQQVIGLGEKAIGILPGTGAFIAGFYLGFHKG
- a CDS encoding PadR family transcriptional regulator; protein product: MTSPMERLKNKITKEVLWLYILKLLRERPMYAYELKQAIKNAFDFEPATVSSYVVLYKLEKDGYVKARWQEGTGGKPSRKYYELTPEGEKLLEEGLTFLEKTLSKLKENPKKRNENKTTI
- a CDS encoding 50S ribosomal protein L40e; the encoded protein is MARFPEAEARLFKKLICMRCGATNPWGAKKCRKCGYKGLRPKAREPRGGGR
- the rpsB gene encoding 30S ribosomal protein S2; translated protein: MEEYLVPLDQYLAAGVHIGTQQKTQDMKKFIYRVRQDGLYVLDVRKTDERLRVAGKFLARFDPESILAVSVRLYGQKPVKKFGEVTGARTIPGRFLPGTMTNPQVKNFFEPDVIIVTDPRADHQAMKEAIEIGIPIVALVDTENFLSYVDLAIPTNNKGRKALALIYWILAREILYNRKEIESREDFKVPVEDFEMRIIRT
- a CDS encoding DNA-directed RNA polymerase subunit K, whose product is MFRYTRFEKARIIGARALQIALGAPVLVDVPEGSTPLQAAIIEFEKGVIPITVIRPS
- a CDS encoding DNA-directed RNA polymerase subunit N, which gives rise to MIVPVRCFTCGKVLADKYYEFKKRVEAGEDPGKVLDDLGVERYCCRRTLLSHVELIDQVMVYKVY
- a CDS encoding 30S ribosomal protein S9 translates to MRVIQTAGKRKTAIARATIREGKGRVRINHKPVEIIEPEIARFTIMEPLILAGEEIVSKVDIDVKVEGGGFMGQAEAARVAIARALVEWTNDMNLKEKFMKYDRTMLVGDSRRTEPHKPNRSTKGPRAKRQKSYR
- the rplM gene encoding 50S ribosomal protein L13 yields the protein MRIINAEGLILGRLASKVAKMLLEGEEVVIVNAEKAIITGNREDIFAKYKQRTELRTRTNPRRGPFYPKRSDEIVRRTVRGMLPWKTDRGRKAFRRLKVYVGVPKEFEGKELETISEAHMSRLATPKYVTVGEVAKFLGGKF
- a CDS encoding 50S ribosomal protein L18e, with the translated sequence MVKRTGPTDINLRRLIRYLRKKSNEEGVRIWKDIAWRLERPRRQRAEVNISKINRYTKDGDTVIVPGSVLGAGKLEHKVTVAAWKFSETAKKKILEAGGEVLTIEELMERNPKGSGVIIME